A genome region from Blastocatellia bacterium includes the following:
- a CDS encoding sigma-54 dependent transcriptional regulator codes for MPRNKILVVDDERNQREIYTVILEDDGYQVTTGQSGEHGLKLAREQNFDLVLTDYKMTGMDGMTLLRELLGDDPSRLVVMMTAHGSVESVKEALRSGAYDYLEKPIDREQLLKVVESALSRLNRIDDEIIGESEEIERVKKMILKVAASSSTVLIRGESGVGKERVARAIHKASPRAGEIFQAVNCAAINENLLESELFGHEKGSFTGAHTQKKGQFEVADKGTLFLDEIGDLNISMQAKLLRALQEKEVMRVGGTRPVRVDVRVIAATNRDLEAMVKEGTFREDLYYRLNIIPINIPPLRNRRTDLPPLIDYFIAKHSAAEHRVIRGLTPAARNLMMNYAWPGNVRQVESAIERAILLCEGDTIDVEDMPVEIRQEASGAGAFTFKLPPEGISFDEVEKSLITQAMEQTNWNITRAAKLLGLSFRTLQYRLEKFGLKKPTKGNDE; via the coding sequence ATGCCAAGAAACAAGATTCTGGTTGTAGACGACGAGCGCAACCAGCGAGAAATCTATACCGTCATCCTCGAAGACGATGGCTATCAGGTGACCACGGGGCAGAGCGGCGAGCATGGGCTGAAGCTGGCGCGCGAGCAGAATTTCGACCTCGTGCTGACGGATTACAAGATGACCGGCATGGACGGGATGACGCTGCTCAGAGAATTGCTCGGTGACGACCCGTCGCGGCTCGTCGTGATGATGACGGCGCATGGGTCGGTCGAATCGGTCAAGGAGGCGCTGCGTAGCGGCGCTTACGATTATCTCGAAAAGCCGATTGACCGCGAGCAGTTGTTGAAAGTGGTCGAGAGCGCGCTGTCGCGCTTGAATCGCATTGATGACGAGATCATCGGCGAGAGCGAGGAGATCGAGCGCGTCAAGAAGATGATCCTGAAGGTCGCGGCGTCGTCTTCGACCGTGCTGATTCGCGGCGAATCGGGCGTCGGCAAAGAGCGCGTCGCCCGCGCCATCCACAAGGCCAGCCCGCGCGCCGGCGAAATTTTTCAGGCCGTCAACTGCGCCGCCATCAACGAGAACCTGCTCGAATCCGAGCTATTCGGCCACGAGAAGGGCTCGTTCACAGGGGCGCACACCCAGAAGAAAGGCCAGTTCGAGGTCGCTGACAAAGGCACGCTCTTTCTCGACGAGATCGGCGACCTCAACATCAGCATGCAGGCCAAGCTGCTCCGGGCTTTGCAGGAGAAAGAGGTCATGCGCGTCGGCGGCACGCGGCCCGTGCGCGTCGACGTGCGGGTCATCGCCGCGACCAACCGCGACCTTGAAGCGATGGTCAAAGAGGGCACGTTCCGCGAAGACCTCTATTACCGCCTGAACATTATCCCCATCAACATCCCGCCGTTGCGCAACCGGCGCACGGATTTGCCGCCGCTGATCGATTACTTCATCGCCAAACACAGCGCCGCCGAGCACCGGGTGATTCGCGGCCTGACGCCGGCGGCGCGTAACTTGATGATGAACTATGCCTGGCCGGGCAATGTGCGGCAGGTCGAGTCAGCCATTGAGCGCGCCATCCTGTTATGCGAAGGCGATACGATTGACGTTGAGGATATGCCGGTGGAGATTCGCCAGGAGGCGAGCGGCGCCGGGGCCTTCACCTTCAAGCTGCCGCCCGAAGGCATCTCGTTTGATGAGGTCGAAAAGTCTTTGATCACTCAGGCAATGGAGCAGACCAACT